Proteins encoded by one window of Hippoglossus hippoglossus isolate fHipHip1 chromosome 15, fHipHip1.pri, whole genome shotgun sequence:
- the abcc2 gene encoding canalicular multispecific organic anion transporter 1 codes for MCAAVLEEYCGSVFWNDSYVNREDPDLPVCMQQTVLVWIPLGFLWLCAPYHLVSLCRRTKVERGHLSKLYLCKQLLVSLLFLTAIADLAVTIGENYGPHEGNPSTEKYPAVYYVNPGLYAVTWILLLLCQEAVRRMEGAIDSTTLFLFWLLLCVCNIFPFQSLTREAIKPEGVISDVPRFCLFFISFGLQVIALILSAVADVPPEMEESVKKNPEAGAAFLSRITFNWFNSMVAKGHKQTLAQEDLWELKEADSTGSISKVFHSFMQLDVAAARVRLQARLKKKREKRSAKAKGEAFENGFSNGLSAGVSQDVLMMEKKGEKADKKKKNGEKADYPKSWLYPTIFKSCKKDFLISALFKVVQDILVFVSPLILKAMISFTQDKSNYVWEGYIYSLLLLLVAILQSLCLQQYFQHCFLLGIQVRTAIMDAVYKKALVMSNDNRKESTVGETMNMISADAQRFHDVTSFIHLIWSCPLQIILSVAFLWMEIGPSALIGLAVMLLVAPMNVLLTTKARLFQIDNMKCKDKRLKIMNEILNGIKILKLYAWEPSFQTQVESIREEELKVMKKFAYLSSVSSLIFICTPVMVSVLSFAVYVLLSPDNILTPEKAFTSITIFNLLRFPLSMMPMVIAMIVQTEVSKDRLEKFLGGEDLESDLVGHDPSCDSAVSVCDCSFAWERDAEPLLKDMSLDIKPGRLVAVVGAVGCGKSSLISALLGEMHKVKGSVNIQGSLAYVPQQAWIQNATLRDNIMFGSPTEERRLQEVIEATALCPDLELLPAGDMTEIGEKGINLSGGQKQRISLARAVYSQADVYLLDDPLSAVDSHVGKHIFDKVIGPNGLLKDKTRVLVTHGMSFLPYVDEVVVLLDGVISEVGSYKSLRASKGAFSEFLDTYAQEERKRTYSDSSQDTTDLPLVSESEDTQVDSALEDTVTVTLKRENSLRRSKRYGSIRKRKNSGLKEPESAGKSKEGERIIEKETMETGQVKFSVYLQYMRAIGWVYSICAVGFFTAFSGTIVGQNIWLSEWTNDAVVYYNRTYPDSKRDTRIGVYAALGLLQAIFAFLATLLLASGSITASRILHSRLLNNILRVPMVFFDTTPLGRVVNRFAKDIYTIDEAIPMSVRSWIQCLLSVLSTLMLIWIATPIFIAITVPLAVVYYIVQRFYLRSSRQLRRLDSVSRSPIYSHFGETVSGLSVIRAYGHQERFLEKNETILDENLRSVYPWIVSNRWLAIRLEFIGNLVVFFSALLAVIYRNTLDSSLVGLSISSALNITQSLNWLVRMNTELETNIVAVERVSEYSEIENEAEWVNDNRPPENWPEEGKLEFDNYMVRYRPGLDLVLHGISCDIKGTEKIGIVGRTGAGKSSLTNCLFRIIESAGGRIIIDGIDISTIGLHDLRSRLTIIPQDPVLFSGSLRMNLDPFDRFSDENIWRVLELSHLTDFVGGLSEKLQYEVTEGGENLSVGQRQLLCLARALLRKSRILILDEATAAVDLETDSLIQKTIRKEFAQCTILTIAHRLHSILDSSRVMVLDAGQIVEFDSPSNLFEKRGLFYAMSKDAGITGGNVTAL; via the exons ATGTGTGCCGCAGTGTTGGAGGAGTACTGTGGCTCCGTTTTCTGG AATGACTCATATGTGAACAGAGAAGACCCAGACCTGCCAGTATGTATGCAGCAGACGGTGCTGGTGTGGATCCCCCTGGGCTTCCTGTGGCTCTGTGCCCCGTATCACCTggtgtctctctgcaggaggacGAAAGTGGAGAGAGGACACTTGTCCAAGCTCTACCTCTGCAAACAG CTTTTGGTGTCTCTATTGTTCCTGACGGCCATTGCGGACCTTGCAGTCACAATAGGAGAGAACTATGGTCCACACGAAGGCAACCCTTCAACGGAGAAATACCCTGCTGTATACTACGTAAACCCCGGCCTGTATGCTGTCACATGG ATCCTTCTGTTGTTGTGCCAGGAAGCAGTGAGACGAATGGAAGGAGCAATTGACTCCAccactctcttcctcttctggttgctgctctgtgtgtgcaaCATCTTCCCTTTCCAGTCCTTGACACGAGAGGCAATCAAGCCG GAGGGAGTGATCAGTGATGTCCCTCGGTTTTGCCTTTTCTTCATTTCCTTTGGGCTCCAAGTGATTGCACTTATTCTCTCTGCTGTGGCTGATGTCCCCCCAGAAATGGAGGAGTCAGTAAAAAAG AATCCTGAGGCTGGTGCTGCATTTCTGAGCAGAATCACCTTCAACTGGTTTAATAG tatGGTGGCAAAGGGCCACAAGCAGACGCTGGCTCAGGAAGACCTGTGGGAGCTGAAAGAGGCTGACAGCACTGGTTCCATCAGCAAAGTATTTCACTCTTTCATGCAGTtggatgtggctgcagctcGCGTTCGCCTCCAAGCCCGACTGAAGAAGAAACGGGAAAAGCGCAGTGCCAAAGCCAAGGGAGAGGCCTTCGAAAATGGCTTCAGCAACGGCCTGAGTGCAGGCGTCAGTCAGGATGTGTTGATGATG gagaaaaagggagagaaagcagataaaaaaaagaaaaacgggGAGAAAGCTGACTATCCGAAATCGTGGCTGTATCCAACAATTTTCAAGAGCTGTAAAAAGGATTTCCTTATATCTGCCCTCTTCAAAGTTGTGCAGGACATACTGGTTTTTGTCAGCCCTCTAATTCTGAA AGCGATGATCTCCTTCACTCAGGACAAATCCAACTATGTCTGGGAGGGATACATTTATTCACTGTTGCTCCTGCTGGTGGCCATTCTGCAGTCCCTGTGCCTGCAGCAGTACTTCCAACACTGCTTTTTGCTGGGGATACAGGTCCGCACCGCCATCATGGATGCTGTGTACAAAAAG GCACTGGTGATGTCTAATGACAACCGCAAAGAGTCGACGGTCGGAGAAACGATGAACATGATATCAGCTGATGCCCAGCGCTTCCACGATGTGACATCTTTCATCCACCTGATTTGGTCCTGCCCTCTGCAGATCATCTTGTCCGTTGCTTTCCTGTGGATGGAAATCGGACCTTCTGCATTAATAGGACTGGCAGTCATGTTGTTGGTGGCGCCGATGAATGTGCTGCTCACCACAAAGGCCAGACTTTTCCAG ATAGACAACATGAAGTGTAAAGACAAGAGACTGAAGATTATGAATGAAATACTCAATGGGATCAAG ATTTTGAAGCTGTATGCATGGGAGCCATCCTTCCAGACGCAGGTCGAAAGCATCAGGGAGGAAGAACTTAAAGTCATGAAAAAGTTTGCCTATTTGTCTAGTGTCTCTAGCCTCATCTTCATATGTACTCCAGTTATG GTTTCTGTGCTCTCATTCGCGGTGTACGTTTTGTTGAGCCCAGACAATATTTTGACTCCTGAGAAGGCTTTTACTTCCATCACGATTTTTAACCTCCTACGATTTCCCCTCTCTATGATGCCCATGGTCATCGCTATGATAGTTCAA ACAGAAGTGTCTAAGGATCGCCTGGAAAAGTTTCTGGGAGGTGAAGACCTTGAAAGTGACCTTGTGGGGCATGACCCCAGTTGCG ACTCTGCTGTCAGTGTATGTGACTGTTCCTTTGCTTGGGAAAGAGATGCTGAACCTCTGCTTAAAGA CATGTCCTTAGACATTAAGCCTGGTCGGTTGGTAGCAGTAGTGGGAGCAGTGGGCTGCGGAAAGTCGTCTCTCATATCAGCCCTCCTGGGAGAGATGCACAAGGTCAAGGGTTCTGTCAACATTCAG GGTTCCCTTGCATATGTGCCACAGCAAGCCTGGATCCAAAATGCCACTCTGAGGGATAATATCATGTTCGGCTCTcccactgaggagaggaggctgcaggaggtgATTGAGGCTACTGCCCTGTGCCCTGACCTGGAACTGCTGCCTGCTGGAGACATGACTGAGATTGGAGAGAAG GGCATCAACCTCTCCGGAGGTCAGAAGCAGCGTATTAGCTTGGCGAGAGCAGTTTATAGTCAGGCTGATGTTTATCTGTTGGATGACCCCTTGTCTGCAGTGGACTCTCATGTGGGAAAACACATCTTTGATAAAGTGATTGGACCTAATGGACTTCTCAAAGATAAG ACTCGTGTCCTGGTGACTCATGGCATGAGCTTCCTGCCTTACGTTGATGAAGTAGTGGTGTTGCTGGATGGAGTGATTTCTGAGGTTGGATCCTACAAGAGCCTGCGCGCCAGCAAAGGGGCTTTTTCTGAGTTTCTCGACACATATGcccaagaagaaagaaaacggACCTATTCAG ACAGTTCCCAAGACACAACAGACTTGCCTCTCGTCTCTGAAAGCGAGGACACCCAGGTTGACTCGGCTTTGGAGGACACGGTTACTGTGAcactgaagagagaaaacagcctCCGCCGCAGCAAGAGATATGGAAG tatcagaaaaagaaaaaacagtggTTTAAAAGAACCAGAGTCTGCTGGTAAATCAAAGGAAGGCGAGAGGATAATAGAGAAGGAAACTATGGAAACAGGACAG GTGAAGTTCTCAGTGTATCTTCAGTACATGCGAGCCATCGGCTGGGTGTATTCCATCTGCGCTGTGGGGTTCTTCACTGCCTTTAGCGGCACTATTGTGGGTCAGAATATATGGCTGAGTGAATGGACCAATGATGCAGTGGTCTACTACAACAGGACATACCCTGACTCTAAGAGGGATACCAGGATAGGAGTGTATGCAGCTCTTGGATTGCTGCAGG CTATTTTTGCGTTCCTTGCAACACTGCTCTTAGCCAGTGGTTCAATCACTGCCTCTCGTATTCTGCACTCAAGACTCCTCAACAACATACTGCGAGTTCCAATGGTGTTCTTTGACACTACGCCACTCGGAAGAGTGGTCAACCGCTTTGCAAAG GACATTTACACGATAGACGAAGCCATTCCTATGTCTGTTCGCTCCTGGATCCAGTGCCTGCTGAGTGTACTGTCGACACTGATGCTCATCTGGATCGCCACTCCTATCTTCATCGCCATCACCGTTCCTCTGGCTGTGGTCTACTACATCGTACAG CGCTTCTATTTAAGGTCTTCAAGACAGCTACGTCGGCTGGACTCGGTGTCTCGCTCTCCTATATACTCTCACTTTGGTGAGACAGTGTCGGGTCTGTCAGTGATAAGAGCCTACGGACATCAAGAGAGGTTTCTCGAAAAGAATGAAACCATTTTGGATGAAAACCTCAGGAGCGTCTACCCATGGATAGTGTCAAACAG ATGGCTGGCGATCCGTCTTGAGTTCATAGGAAACCTGGTGGTGTTTTTTTCGGCTCTGTTAGCTGTAATATACAGAAATACCCTGGACAGCAGCTTGGTCGGCCTGTCGATATCCTCCGCCCTTAAT ATAACGCAGAGCCTCAACTGGCTGGTGAGAATGAACACAGAGCTGGAGACCAACATCGTAGCTGTGGAGAGAGTGAGCGAATACTCTGAGATAGAAAACGAG GCTGAGTGGGTAAATGATAACCGACCTCCAGAGAACTGGCCCGAGGAAGGAAAGCTGGAGTTTGACAACTACATGGTCCGTTATAGACCTGGATTAGACCTAGTGCTGCATGGAATCTCCTGTGACATCAAGGGCACTGAGAAG ATTGGTATAGTGGGCCGGACAGGAGCTGGGAAATCGAGCCTAACAAACTGCCTGTTCCGAATCATTGAATCTGCTGGAGGTCGCATCATCATTGACGGTATAGATATCTCCACCATCGGCCTGCACGACCTGAGAAGCAGGCTCACGATCATaccacag GATCCAGTGTTGTTTTCCGGGAGCTTGAGGATGAACCTGGACCCATTTGACAGATTCAGTGATGAGAACATCTGGAGAGTGCTGGAGCTCTCCCATCTGACGGACTTTGTAGGGGGGCTGTCTGAAAAATTACAATATGAAgtcacagagggaggagagaaccTCAG